The following proteins are encoded in a genomic region of Liolophura sinensis isolate JHLJ2023 chromosome 7, CUHK_Ljap_v2, whole genome shotgun sequence:
- the LOC135471125 gene encoding sulfotransferase 1C2-like, whose amino-acid sequence MAEKRLADKHGANLRVVEYKGEYLPYVPDIAEKVSRLHDLEVRSDDVLICGYPRSGTNWVWEVVTMLLTGLAENSKQAKIEFMLEYRDLTHLNQLPSPRVLNTHLDLEHLPQGFVEKGCKMLYLSRNPKDVAVSMFHFVSSDLLSDYQGSWDGFQDLMLRGEMMYGSWFENIKRWDKLIQSRNDLQIFHLRFEDLKIDFSHQVRRLAQFLGVSHKDEFYEEVERKCNFKNLKAAKDTCFDEEEKSYWRGGVPAYMRKGTIGDWKNTFTVQQNEEWDKKITSELRDVQITFKYDFDS is encoded by the exons ATGGCTGAGAAGAGGCTAGCTGATAAACATGGGGCCAACCTAAGGGTGGTGGAATACAAGGGGGAGTACCTGCCCTATGTGCCGGACATCGCCGAGAAAGTTAGCCGTCTGCACGATCTAGAGGTCCGCTCCGATGACGTTCTGATATGTGGATACCCGAGGTCAG GCACGAACTGGGTATGGGAGGTTGTTACCATGCTGCTGACGGGGCTCGCCGAGAATTCCAAACAGGCTAAGATCGAGTTTATGTTGGAATATCGGGATTTGACCCACCTGAATCAACTCCCGTCCCCCCGGGTCCTTAACACGCACCTGGATCTGGAGCATCTCCCCCAGGGGTTTGTGGAAAAGGGCTGTAAGATGCTTTACCTCTCCCGAAACCCGAAAGATGTGGCCGTCTCCATGTTTCATTTCGTCAGCAGCGACCTGCTTTCCGATTACCAGGGAAGCTGGGACGGCTTTCAAGATCTCATGTTACGGGGAGAAA TGATGTACGGCAGTTGGTTTGAGAACATTAAAAGGTGGGACAAGCTTATTCAGAGCCGAAATGACCTCCAAATCTTCCATCTTCGATTTGAGGATCTAAAAATA GATTTCTCTCACCAGGTACGTCGCCTCGCTCAGTTTCTCGGAGTCAGCCACAAGGATGAGTTTTATGAAGAAGTAGAGCGTAAATGTAACTTTAAAAACCTGAAAGCAGCTAAAGACACGTGTTTTGATGAGGAAGAGAAAAGCTACTGGCGTGGTGGAGTGCCTGCTTATATGAGAAAAG GTACCATTGGGGATTGGAAAAACACATTTACCGTGCAGCAAAATGAAGAATGGGACAAGAAAATTACCTCTGAATTACGAGATGTCCAGATAACCTTCAAATATGACTTTGACAGCTGA